Proteins encoded together in one Oxalobacteraceae sp. CFBP 8761 window:
- the arsC gene encoding arsenate reductase (glutaredoxin) (This arsenate reductase requires both glutathione and glutaredoxin to convert arsenate to arsenite, after which the efflux transporter formed by ArsA and ArsB can extrude the arsenite from the cell, providing resistance.) encodes MAITIYHNARCGTSRNTLAAIRDACHEPQIIDYLANPPTRDTLTRLIADAGITVREAVRSKEAVFTELGLDQPGTSDAALLDAMVAHPILIERPFVVTPKGVRLCRPFTRVSEIL; translated from the coding sequence ATGGCTATCACGATTTATCACAATGCCCGCTGCGGCACGTCGCGCAACACGCTGGCCGCCATCCGCGACGCCTGTCATGAACCGCAGATCATCGACTATCTGGCCAACCCGCCGACACGTGACACGCTGACCCGCTTGATTGCCGATGCAGGCATCACGGTGCGGGAGGCCGTGCGCAGCAAGGAAGCGGTCTTCACCGAATTGGGGCTGGACCAGCCGGGCACCAGCGACGCTGCGCTGCTGGACGCGATGGTCGCGCATCCGATTCTGATCGAGCGGCCATTTGTCGTGACACCCAAGGGTGTGCGACTGTGCCGGCCATTCACGCGCGTCAGCGAGATCCTGTAG
- a CDS encoding 1-acyl-sn-glycerol-3-phosphate acyltransferase — MTDYLLRPAALPTLRQRAALRVLQCFGWKVFFKPLPGPHGVCVIYPHTSNWDFPIGLLATWAMGTQFKWLAKDTLFRGPMGRLMRHWGGVPVDRRAPMGATRQLADTMLAAPSFWIGITPEGTRAYRPNWKSGFYHLAVTANVPMVLVRFDYGKKELSLVDTMTPTGDVERDMDAIRAVYVGSQALYPENAAPIVLAPPRDEQSAQRKRA, encoded by the coding sequence ATGACCGACTACTTGCTGCGCCCTGCAGCCCTGCCCACCCTGCGCCAGCGCGCGGCGCTGCGTGTACTGCAGTGCTTCGGCTGGAAGGTGTTCTTCAAACCGTTGCCAGGGCCGCACGGTGTTTGCGTCATCTATCCGCATACGTCGAACTGGGATTTCCCGATCGGCCTGCTGGCCACGTGGGCCATGGGCACGCAGTTCAAGTGGCTGGCCAAGGACACGCTGTTCCGGGGACCGATGGGCCGCCTGATGCGCCACTGGGGCGGCGTCCCGGTCGACCGCCGCGCGCCGATGGGCGCGACGCGCCAGCTGGCTGACACCATGCTCGCCGCGCCATCGTTCTGGATCGGCATCACGCCGGAAGGCACGCGCGCCTATCGTCCCAACTGGAAAAGCGGCTTCTACCACCTCGCTGTCACGGCCAATGTGCCGATGGTGCTGGTGCGTTTTGACTATGGCAAGAAAGAGCTGAGCCTGGTCGACACGATGACACCGACCGGTGACGTCGAGCGCGACATGGACGCCATCCGCGCCGTCTACGTCGGCAGCCAGGCGCTGTACCCGGAGAATGCTGCGCCGATCGTGCTGGCGCCGCCACGCGACGAGCAATCCGCGCAGCGCAAGCGGGCCTGA
- the sulP gene encoding sulfate permease, producing the protein MLEWLRPYRRAALPGDISAGIVVAMMMIPQGMAYALVAGLPPAVGIYASIVPPLLYALFGTSTTQSVGPMAIISLMTASTLAPLATPGTALYGVLAAQLALLSGLVLLLCGLLRIGFLANFFSRPVMSGFTIGSAIVIAWGQLRTLVGGPIEIGMTPHWPSILLGVGSLVLLLAARSHLAPLLRRLRVPAAAADVGSKLAPIAVVLGAMALVQQLGLVQMGVATTGAVPTGLPGLNLATSSQHWQALLQPALLIGFMVFLISMSGAQALALKRGGEKLVSNRELVGLGAANVGSALTGGFPVTGSLSRSAVNFAAGANTQLASMITAGLLALALVLPTGWLALLPLPTLAATIIVAVLGMLDLSTLRTAWRYDRADALALLATAGGVLLLGVEAGVLVGVALSMVVLIWRASRPHIAVLGRIHGTEHFRNVERYSAETTPGLLMLRVDAGLFFGNVDAVNERIDEELVAHPGTRHLVLVLSAVNAIDTSALFGLEELISSLRQRGVLLHLAEVKGPVMDRLKESDLLGKLDGQVFLSAAIAWDQLAGSPPRD; encoded by the coding sequence ATGCTTGAGTGGTTGCGCCCGTACCGGCGCGCCGCGCTGCCGGGCGATATCAGCGCCGGCATCGTGGTGGCGATGATGATGATCCCGCAGGGCATGGCCTACGCCCTGGTGGCGGGCCTGCCGCCGGCGGTCGGCATCTATGCCAGCATCGTCCCGCCCTTGCTGTATGCGCTGTTCGGTACCAGCACCACGCAATCGGTCGGGCCGATGGCGATCATTTCCCTGATGACGGCGTCCACGCTGGCGCCACTGGCCACGCCGGGCACGGCGCTGTATGGCGTGCTGGCCGCGCAACTGGCCCTGTTGTCCGGCCTGGTCCTGCTGCTGTGCGGGCTGCTGCGCATCGGCTTTCTCGCCAACTTCTTTTCGCGACCCGTGATGAGCGGCTTCACCATCGGCTCGGCGATCGTCATCGCGTGGGGGCAGTTGCGCACGCTGGTGGGCGGCCCCATCGAGATCGGCATGACGCCGCACTGGCCAAGCATCCTGCTGGGCGTCGGTTCGCTCGTGCTGCTGTTGGCCGCGCGCAGTCACCTGGCGCCGCTGCTGCGCCGGCTGCGCGTGCCGGCAGCGGCGGCCGACGTCGGGTCCAAGCTGGCGCCGATTGCCGTCGTGCTGGGCGCGATGGCGCTCGTGCAGCAGCTGGGTCTTGTGCAGATGGGGGTGGCGACGACGGGCGCCGTGCCGACCGGTTTGCCGGGGCTGAACCTGGCGACGTCGTCGCAGCACTGGCAAGCGCTGCTCCAACCGGCGCTCTTGATTGGCTTCATGGTGTTCCTGATCAGCATGTCGGGCGCGCAGGCGCTGGCGCTCAAGCGGGGCGGCGAAAAACTGGTCAGCAACCGCGAACTGGTGGGCCTGGGCGCGGCCAACGTCGGCAGCGCGCTGACCGGCGGCTTTCCCGTCACCGGCAGTCTGTCGCGTTCGGCCGTCAATTTCGCGGCCGGCGCCAACACGCAACTGGCCAGCATGATCACCGCCGGCCTGCTGGCGCTGGCGCTCGTGCTGCCCACCGGCTGGCTCGCACTGCTGCCGCTGCCCACACTGGCCGCAACAATCATCGTTGCGGTGCTCGGGATGCTCGACCTGTCGACGCTGCGCACCGCCTGGCGCTACGACCGCGCCGATGCGCTGGCGCTGCTGGCTACCGCCGGCGGGGTGCTGCTGCTGGGCGTCGAAGCCGGCGTGCTGGTGGGCGTGGCGCTGTCGATGGTCGTGCTGATCTGGCGCGCCAGCCGGCCGCATATCGCGGTGCTGGGCCGCATCCATGGCACCGAACACTTCCGCAACGTGGAGCGCTATTCGGCCGAGACGACGCCGGGGCTGTTGATGCTGCGGGTCGATGCCGGCCTGTTCTTCGGCAATGTGGATGCGGTCAACGAGCGCATCGACGAAGAACTCGTCGCCCATCCGGGGACGCGCCATCTGGTGCTGGTGCTGTCGGCCGTGAATGCGATCGACACGTCGGCGCTGTTCGGGCTCGAAGAGCTGATCAGTTCGCTACGCCAGCGCGGGGTGCTGCTGCACCTGGCGGAAGTGAAGGGGCCGGTCATGGACCGGCTCAAGGAAAGCGACTTGTTGGGCAAACTCGATGGCCAGGTGTTCCTGAGCGCCGCCATTGCGTGGGACCAGCTGGCGGGTTCGCCGCCGCGGGACTGA
- a CDS encoding HupE/UreJ family protein: MTTSLRALHHTIRHHQARAGVAVTALTLALPAAAHPGHAPDSGFVAGLLHPVTGVDHLLALLAVGLWSRQQHRYLLAPTFLVMMALGAASSGGVALPALELSIAATVLLLGGLAAYAPRLQQRQMAVLTVGACAFVHGLAHGNELTGMASGAGFILASAGLMLLGAIPGERLRRPLAAAIGAAGIWLVALAR; encoded by the coding sequence ATGACGACAAGTTTGCGCGCGCTGCACCACACCATCCGCCACCACCAGGCCCGCGCGGGCGTGGCCGTGACCGCCCTGACACTGGCGCTGCCGGCGGCCGCGCATCCCGGACACGCGCCCGACAGTGGCTTCGTGGCTGGCCTGCTGCACCCGGTGACGGGCGTCGACCATCTGCTGGCGCTGCTCGCGGTTGGCCTCTGGAGCCGCCAGCAGCACCGCTACCTGCTCGCACCGACGTTCCTCGTGATGATGGCGCTGGGTGCGGCCAGCAGCGGCGGCGTCGCGTTGCCGGCTCTCGAACTGTCGATCGCGGCGACCGTGCTGCTGCTGGGCGGGTTGGCGGCATATGCGCCACGACTGCAGCAGCGGCAAATGGCGGTACTTACCGTCGGCGCCTGCGCGTTCGTGCATGGACTCGCGCACGGGAATGAACTGACCGGCATGGCCAGCGGCGCCGGCTTCATCCTGGCCAGCGCCGGGCTGATGCTGCTGGGCGCGATTCCGGGCGAGCGCCTGCGCCGGCCACTGGCTGCGGCCATCGGCGCGGCGGGCATCTGGCTGGTGGCGCTGGCCCGTTGA
- a CDS encoding acyl-CoA thioesterase, with translation MDWDYPQPFILAVTPQAGDIDGLNHTNNAVYVRWCEQAGWAHSDSLGLSLDDYRRLDRAMAIRRGEYDYLLPTFVGEALRLATWLVGGDGKLSMERRFQLVRDSDGATVLRGRWDLVCIELSSGRPRRMPAEFLDTYMPVIVGGLPTGSR, from the coding sequence TTGGACTGGGATTATCCGCAACCGTTCATCCTGGCGGTGACGCCGCAGGCCGGCGACATCGATGGCCTGAACCACACCAACAATGCCGTGTACGTGCGCTGGTGCGAGCAGGCCGGCTGGGCGCACTCCGACAGCCTCGGCCTGTCACTCGACGACTACCGGCGCCTCGACCGGGCGATGGCGATCCGGCGCGGCGAATACGATTACCTGCTGCCGACGTTCGTCGGCGAAGCGCTGCGCCTGGCCACCTGGCTCGTTGGCGGCGACGGCAAGCTGTCGATGGAACGGCGCTTCCAGCTCGTGCGCGACAGCGATGGTGCCACGGTGCTGCGCGGGCGCTGGGACCTGGTCTGCATCGAACTCTCGAGCGGCCGGCCGCGCCGCATGCCCGCCGAATTCCTGGACACGTACATGCCGGTGATCGTGGGCGGCCTGCCTACAGGATCTCGCTGA